A segment of the Methanobacterium sp. Maddingley MBC34 genome:
TCTTTTTCACTTTATTCATTTTTAAATTTTCTTTAATATCATTAAAGGGATAAAATCCCTAATAGGGATTACATTCCAAATATATAGATTACATTTATATACTTGATTCACTACTATTAATCGCTGAATAAAAAAAACAATAACGGAAATAAATAAGGCAGGTGTATAAATTGAGAAGATTTTTGCTAACATTACGAATATGGTTAGCTACTGCATTATTATTCGGTATACTTTACGCCATAATAACCGTGATTTGCACATACCTGGGCTTTGGAACCCCTATAATATTTGCCCTACTGGCAATTGTAGTTGTGTTCGCCCAATACATGTTAGGGCCCAAGATGGTGGAGGCGGTAATGCATGTGCATTACGTGTCACCACAGGAAGCACCCAATCTGCACGCCATGATAGAAGAATTGGCCATGAATGCCGGTATTCCCAAACCTAAAGTTGGAATCGCAGAAACCAGCATCCCCAATGCCTTTGCCTTCGGTAGAACCAAAGGCGACGGAAGAGTCTGTGTCACCAGGGGTATTCTGAACCTCCTGGATGAAGAGGAATTGAAAGCAGTCCTGGGACACGAGATCAGCCACATACGCCACAATGACATGGCGGTAATGACCCTCATCAGTGTGGTACCCCTCATCTGCTACTGGATATTCATAAGCATGATGTTTGATAGGGATAGTGATGCGGGAGTAATTGGACTCGTTGCACTAGCAGGATACCTCCTAGGACAGTTACTAGTCTTATTCGTGAGTAGAGTCCGGGAATACTATGCAGACCAGGGAAGTGTGGAGATAGGTGGCAAACCCCACAAGTTAGCCAGCGCACTTTACAAACTGGTATACGGATCAGCTAATCTGGATAAAAAGGCAGTTAAAGAAGTGGAAGGAGTTAAGGCCTTCTTTGTCAACGATATCTCCGATGCCAGGAATGAAATAAGCGACCTGCAACAGCTGGATACCAACATGGATGGAGTCATTAGTGAAGCAGAACTGGCAGACCTACGTAACATGGACACCAACATAGGCACGGGTAGTAAAATCATGGAATTACTATCCACCCATCCCAACATGGTGAAAAGGATTAAACGCTTAGCTGAGCTAAGTGATACCTGATCACCCACTCTTTTTTTATTTAATTAACCCTTTTTATCTAATTAAACCCATTTTTATTTTAATTAAAATTTAACCTGCAACGGAATTGTCGTTTAAAAAAAACCATTAATTCTAGTATTCAGATACTTAATTCTTATCAAATAATCCTAGTTTTAAAGATTCGTTTTAAAGATTCACAGAATTTTAAAAATGAAAAAAAGATTTAAAAATAAAAAAGAATGATTAATTCACCTAATAAACCTTGACTACTCCTATCACATTGGTTTTGGGAACCCATGTGTTCAATGGTGTTTTTTGAACGGTTACTACCTGAGTTACTCCATTAACAACACGAGTCTGGCTGCTGACCTCCACTTGATGGTTGTCACTGGTAAGGTAAACCTGGCTTCCATTAATCTGGGATACCCTTTTTACTATAAGGTTGTAATCTGGATGATGGGCCACCACTATATCCCCCACCTTGAAATCACTGGTTTTAAGCACAACAATATCCTGCCCATCCTGCAGGGTGGGTACCATAGATGTCCCCCTGACTGTAGCGGGCATTGGGAGCTGATTTTCCCCAAACTGGGAATTTACTGTCACTTTTACAGTGAAGTTATATTTACTGGCAATACTCTGCATATCAGTCTGGATAGAACCTAAACTACTGTCCGCATCCTCTACATCTGCCAAAGCCTTTGTCTTCATCTCCTCAAGCATGGCTTTAGGAACCGGAAACCAGGATGATGGTTGAATAGATACCTCAGTACCATTGGTGTTAATTGTAATACCAGTGCTGTTATGATTTGTCAACAGGAAAAATGCAGAACCTGCTACTGCCAAAAGCACCAGTAATCCAATGATAATTCCAATTCTCTGTTTCACTTACTCGCCATCCCTCAGTTTATCAATAATTGCCTGGGTATCTTTAACATCCAGCTGTCCGGGTGCAGATTCACCGCCTAACGACGCATAAGTAATGGGAGATCCTAAAAGGGGTGCTACCACCCGGGTGTATCGTCCCAGTTCTCCCATTGCTATTCCAATGGTGTTATCGGTCTGGTTGATTACTTGCAGCACGTTAAGAGTATCCTGCATATTCTGGGGCATGACTGCAAACTTGGCTATGGTTCCCAGTTCTTTCTGTCTTTGAACTATATCCAAAAGTTCCTTTAGATAAGGGGTTTTTTGGAAATCATGGTAGGATATTATGGTTGATTTGGCTGCTCGAATAACTTGAGAACGGTATTGTTCCTCTGTTTGAAGCTCTATATCAATATAATCCGCGTAATCTGCAGTTTCCACTAATATTTCCGTTCTAAGAGCTTCAGATCCCATGAAGTACCCTCCTTCTTCCCTCATTCGATTAGTGGCAATGATTGGATAGTTTATTTCCTCCATTAGGTGGATGATACTTTGAGGATCAGTATCCAGAAGGGCATCTATTCGAAGCTCCACCAGGTCGGCTCCCGCATTTATAGCTTCACTGGCAACTTTTAAAACAGTTCTTCTGTCTTTTTGGAGTATTGGAACACAGATTAAGGTTTTTAAAATCATGGGTATTCACATCCGGAAGAGATAATTAATGTTAAATAGGTATTAATGCTTATGAATCCAATTTTACTGAAATGGGATTAAAATATTCAGGGACATGTTGTATATTTATTTGTCCATCCTATTAAAAAATATTTGTGAATCAGTGGATGTTTAAACCATTGCTTTGTATAAAACTTTTTGAATATTTAATAATAATTATAAAATTGTTAAAAAAAAATCTATGAGAACTATGAAAAATGTATAAGAAATGTATAAGAACAAGTTTTAACCATATTATTTTCACTAAAATTTAATCCATGGATTTTTATCCATGTATCAGAACCATATATTCTACAATTCAGGTGATGATTTGAAAATTACCGCTATCGGTGCAGATATTTCAGGAAACGATGTTTCCTGCAGTAAAACTCTAATTAAAAACATAGAAAATAGCATTCCAAGTTTAATAGGTAAGGGGGCATACAAAGCTGCTCTTACTAATATCACTGGTGATGACGTGGTCATCAGCGCTTTTGTGGAAGATGACCGATTGGAAGAAGTTAACCAGGGTATTGTGGATATTCTCAAGAGGAACGCCGAAGATCTGGGAGATATCAATGGAATATCAAACACCCCGGAAGGAGCAGGGGAAGGAGTATCCTATGCAGAGGCAAAAATAAGGCAGGATCGATATCCAGATGCCATTATCATGGCCTTTGACACCTACGGTGGTGAGGAATTCGTGCATAAAGTTGCAGATTCTGTGATGAAAGCAGCCAAAGGCATGGATCAGGTGACTGATATTGGGGGGAGCAGTTTAAACCACGGCCAGGAAATACCGGGTGTGGGATATGTTTCTGATGAAACAGACGACCCTGTGGTGGTAGCGACAATAGAAGACATTGAAAGCGTTGGAATAGTAGCAGGAGCTATGATGGGAGCTGCACTGGGCAACAAAAACGTTTACCTAGTTAAACGTGGGGCCCCATCCTATGTTATACCCGGGAGTGTAATCATATCCATCACTGCCTATATGAACGGGAATGTTATGGACCTGGCAGTACCCCTTTCCAGTAAGATGATGATTTTGAGGGTTTAATCAGTTTCATTGATTTGAAATAATAATGAATTGATAATAATAAGGAAAATAAATTTAAAAAAATAATATATTGTCTTTTAATAATTCAAAGGAAGTGATACAGTGATATTTCTTGACGAAACCACTCGATGTGTTGTTCAGGGCATTACCGGTAAACAGGGCTCTTTCCACACCAAAAGTATGGTGGAGTATGATACCAACATAGTGGCTGGCACATCACCCGGTAAAGGAGGTCAGGAATTTGAGGGAATTCCTGTCTATAATTCCATTGCAGAAATTAAAGAGGAAATGGATGTTAACGCATCCATAATATTCATACCAGCTCCATTCGCCAAGGACGCTGCTTTTGAAGCCATATCCCAAGTGGAACTGGCAGTGATTATCACTGAACACATCCCAGTGCATGACGCTATGGAAATAGCTCAGTACGCACGTAATAATGATTGTAAAGTTATTGGACCCAATACTCCAGGTATTATAACACCCGGAGTTGGTAAACTCGGAATCATGCCCACCCACATCTTCAATCAGGGAGATATTGGAATTGTATCCCGTAGCGGAACCTTAACCTATGAGGTGGCCAGCCAGATCACCCAGGCTGGCCTGGGCCAGAGCACCTGTCTGGGTATTGGTGGCGACCCTGTGGTAGGGATGGACTTTGCAGATGTGCTGCAGAAGTTTGAAGAGGACCCTGGAACCAGGGCCATGGCCATGATCGGGGAGATTGGAGGTAATGCCGAGGAAAAAGCAGCAGAATATATAGCGGATAATATCACCAAACCAGTGGTGGCCTACATTGCCGGTAGAACCGCACCTGCCGGGAAGAGAATGGGACATGCAGGGGCCATAATTGAGGGAGACAGTGGTACTGCTGAAAGTAAGATCAAGGCCCTTAAAGCTGCCGGTGTGGAAGTAGCAGACCAACCATCTCAAATTGCTGATATGATGAAAGAGATAATTTAAAATAACTTTAACATATTCCAAAGAATAATTCTAGATTCCTTAATAGAAAGATAACTTTCAAAAATAATCCTGAACCGGGTTATTCATTAGTTTTTACCCAAAAAAATATCCATAACATTGAGCTTAATTTCTAATTGTAAAAGGAAATCTTATTATTACTATGAATTAACTTAAAAAAATCCAATTACACATGAAGATATTTACCTGAAATCACCGGAAATTTTATCAAATTATCAGGTTTATCAAATTATTCAAAGACAGGGAAAACATTGCAAGATGGTTTTTATGGCAAACAAAGAAGAAATTATTGAAAAACTGGTTAAGGGAGAATTGAAACTCCATCAGATTGATAGCTACACTGATAATACCCAGGAGGCAGTTGATGTGAGGAGAGAGTTTGCTGAACACGTCTCCGGCACTAATTTAACTCACATATCTCAATACTCCCTGGATCTGGCTGAGGCCATGAAAAGGAACATTGAAAACCCCATAGGAACTGTACAAATTCCAGTAGGACTGGTTGGACCACTCAATATCAATGGAGAACATGCCCAGGGAGAATACTACGTGCCACTGGCCACATCTGAAGGGGCACTGCTTGCCTCAGTTAACAGGGGATGCTCTGTTACCAAAGCAGTGGGTGGTGCCACTGTACGCATAATCGACGATAAAATGACCAGGGCCCCAGTTATACAAACAGATTCGGTCTCTGAAGCCATTAAAATAAAAGAATGGATTGAAAGACATTTTATAGAGCTTAAAGAAGCCTCAGAAAGTACTACACGCCACGGACGTCTGGTTAAAATCGATCCCATAATAGTAGTGGGCCGTTACGTTTATCCACGCTTCACTTACACCACCGGTGACAGTATGGGTATGAATATGGTTACCATAGCCACTGATAAAGCCATGGAAATTTTAACCAGGGAAACCGGAGCTCAGGTACTGGCTCTAAGTGGTAATCTCTGTGTGGATAAAAAACCATCAGCCCTGAACCTCATAGAAGGACGGGGAAAAACAGTAACTGCAGATATTACCATCCCCAGGGATATTGTGGAAACAAAGCTTAAAACCACACCTGAATCTATTATGGAAGTGAATATGGCTAAAAACCTAATTGGTTCTGCTATAGCTGGAAGTATGGGTTTCAATGCCCAGTACGCCAACATGATCGCTGCCCTATTCCTGGCCACCGGACAGGACGCAGCCCACATAGTGGAAGGAAGCCTGGGAATAACCACAGCAGAGGTTAAAAATGGTGATTTACACTTTTCAGTGACCCTCCCTGATCTTCCCCTGGCCACAATTGGAGGAGGAACTCGTTTAGAGACTGCCCAGAATTGCTTGGAAATCATGGGCGTGGCTGGATCAGGTAAAGTTAATAAATTTGCAGAAATCGTAGCAGGAACCGTACTGGCAGGTGAGCTGTCACTCATGGGTGCACTGGCCGCTGGACACCTGGCACGGGCACATAAGGATCTGGGAAGGGGATAAAAGAAATTAACAATTCCAATATTTTCCCCAATAATATTAATGGAAAAAACAAAAAAATCTTAATTAGTATCTTAGATAGACCTAATATTTGAATAAAGGATTAATATATTAAAATAGAGATAAATAAATGAAATAATATATAAACAAATTAGATTAACTAATTTTTCAGATCGGAGATAATGACATTATGAACATCCGCGAATTCATAAGCGAATACTTTAAAATGAGCCGTTACGTGGCTCTGGGAACTATGGACGGAATACTGGCTGTTATGGGAGTGACACTGGCTGCCAGTGGTGTGTCGTCCGCCAGCGGGATAGAACTTTCCAACTTCGCCGTTGGCCTAACTGGACTTTCAACTGGTGTGGCTCTGGCCATGTCAAATTCATATGGATCTTTCATTGGTGAAAGGGCTGAAGAGGTTCGTAATATACGTGACCTGGAACATCAGATGATGCTGGAAGAGGGTAAGTTGGATGACACCCATATTCACCAGCAGGCCAAAAGACGTATTTACATGAGCATGTTCACCCATGGATTCAGTAGCTTCATCGGATCATTCGTACCAGTCCTGCCATTCCTGCTCATTTCCACCCGGACAAATGCCATAATATGCACACTGGCACTTTGTTTCACTGCACTGATGATACTGGGTGTGTATCTGGGGAAAGTATCCCGTGAAAGTTTACTTAAAACCAGCCTTGAAATCGTGCTCATTGGAATTTTAATCAGTGTGGTTTGTTACCTCATTGGAGGAGGGCATGGTTAAAACCATAATCCATCCCCCAAATTCATGATATAATGATTTTAATTTGAGTTTCATTAAAAAACCAGATATTATAAACCCATATTATTTTAATTTTTAAAAAAACATTATTTTTTTGTTTTATCTTTTCAATTTAAAAGAAATCATACTGTTTTATATCCTACTTATTTTAAAAATGAAATACAGAATTCTGCTTATTTTAAAAATAATACAGAAAAATATAGTGATTATTATTATGGGCAATGATAATATGGCAGAACATAAGTATGTGGTAGATCTTAAAGAAAAAGAATTGCCGCTTGAAAAAATTGGGGGCAAAGCCCTTAATCTGGGCAAAATGTCATCTGCAGGTTTTAATATTCCTCCAGCATTTATTGTTTCCGTTGATGCATATGATTTTTTTATTAAAAAAGGATTAGAAGATAAAATATCTAAAATACTTGATTCTATTGATTTTGAGAACGAAAATTCCATCTCCCAGGGATGTTCTTCCATTCGAAATATAATAAAAAGAGAAAAGTTACCACAAAATCTGTTTTTAGAAATCAACGATAAAATAAGTTCTCTTCCTGAGGGATATTATGCAGTGAGATCATCGGCAGTAGCTGAAGATCTTGAAGATGCCAGTTTTGCAGGGCAGCTGGATAGTTTTTTGAATATAAAAAAGGAAGATATTTTAGAAAAAATCATTGAGTGTTGGGCGTCTTACTGGAATGATCGGGCAGTGAAATACAGGCATGATTCGTCCATTGGACATTTAGACACAGACCTAACAGCTGCAGGAATAGCAGTACTGGTACAGAAAATGGTCAATGCTGATATCAGTGGAGTGACCTTCACTGTTAATCCAGTTAATGGAACTAATGAGATTGTTATTGAGTCCAGTTGGGGTCTTGGTGAAGCCATTGCCTCGGGAATAGTCACACCCGATATTTTTGTTCTTAAAAGAGATGGAAATATAGTCCAAAAAAATATTAAAAACAAAAAGAAAGGATATTTCCTAAAAAACGGTGCAAATACTTTAATCACTATAAATGAAGAAAAAAGAGAAACCCCCAGTCTGAATGATGAAATACTAAAAAAGTTACTTGTGACTGGAATAGAACTTGAAGAATTTTTTGGAGTTGCTCAGGATATTGAATGGGCTCTAGAATGTGAAAATCAGGGTTTAGATAATGATGAGGATTTAAACAAGAATGAAACAAACAGCCCTAAGATTTTTATTCTCCAATCACGAGCAGTAACCACCTTAACCGAGGCTTCAGAGAAAGATGATGTTTTATGGACCCGTGCTTATGGTGATGAGTACTGGGCTGATGCAACATCACCCCTGTTTTATGATGTTATGGGTAAAATGCTCACTGATTATGTGAACCATGAAGGTGCCCGAATAATGGGATATAAAGAAATAACAGACACTAAACTATTAAAACTCCATAAATCAAGGGTTTATTTCAATAGCTGGGTTTTAGAGAAAGCTTTTTCATATTATCCGAAATTTGCAAGGTCCAAAGAGTTATTAAATTACTATCCCTTGGAAGATCAGAAGAGAATATCAGAGTATCCTTCCATATTGCATAAAGCATTAATTTCACAGGTTTTAGTAGCTATTCGAGACCCAGATGGGATGATGCACAAGACAGACAAAGCATACCGCAAATGGGCCCAGGGATTCATGGAAAAATGTGAATACTTCGATGAAACTGATCTGGATAATTTAAATGATGCAGAACTCCTATCGCTTTATAATGATATTGAAAACTCCGGAATTAAGCATTATCAACTGATACGATACGGTATGGTTTCTCATTCAATAGCCACTAACCTCATGATTAAAAACTGGCTGGTGAAATGGCTGGATGACGTGGATGGCTCTCTTTATGCTGGTTTAATTTCAGGTTTGGATGACAATAAAACTGTGGAAATGAATATCAGATTTTCTGATTTAGCCAAGATTTTAAGAGAAAATACTGATTTATCAGAAAAAATAAATTCAATTGATAATTTGAGTTCTTTAAACGAATCAGAGATTAATAAGTTAATTTCCACTAATTCAGATTTTAAAAAAGAGTTTGATTTGTTTATTGCGGATTATGGTCACCGGTCCAATACTCGTGAAATATTATATCCTCGCTGGAAGGAAGATAA
Coding sequences within it:
- a CDS encoding succinyl-CoA synthetase, alpha subunit (PFAM: CoA binding domain; CoA-ligase~TIGRFAM: succinyl-CoA synthetase, alpha subunit), giving the protein MIFLDETTRCVVQGITGKQGSFHTKSMVEYDTNIVAGTSPGKGGQEFEGIPVYNSIAEIKEEMDVNASIIFIPAPFAKDAAFEAISQVELAVIITEHIPVHDAMEIAQYARNNDCKVIGPNTPGIITPGVGKLGIMPTHIFNQGDIGIVSRSGTLTYEVASQITQAGLGQSTCLGIGGDPVVGMDFADVLQKFEEDPGTRAMAMIGEIGGNAEEKAAEYIADNITKPVVAYIAGRTAPAGKRMGHAGAIIEGDSGTAESKIKALKAAGVEVADQPSQIADMMKEII
- a CDS encoding NADP-dependent hydroxymethylglutaryl-CoA reductase (PFAM: Hydroxymethylglutaryl-coenzyme A reductase~TIGRFAM: 3-hydroxy-3-methylglutaryl Coenzyme A reductase, hydroxymethylglutaryl-CoA reductase (NADP)), whose protein sequence is MVFMANKEEIIEKLVKGELKLHQIDSYTDNTQEAVDVRREFAEHVSGTNLTHISQYSLDLAEAMKRNIENPIGTVQIPVGLVGPLNINGEHAQGEYYVPLATSEGALLASVNRGCSVTKAVGGATVRIIDDKMTRAPVIQTDSVSEAIKIKEWIERHFIELKEASESTTRHGRLVKIDPIIVVGRYVYPRFTYTTGDSMGMNMVTIATDKAMEILTRETGAQVLALSGNLCVDKKPSALNLIEGRGKTVTADITIPRDIVETKLKTTPESIMEVNMAKNLIGSAIAGSMGFNAQYANMIAALFLATGQDAAHIVEGSLGITTAEVKNGDLHFSVTLPDLPLATIGGGTRLETAQNCLEIMGVAGSGKVNKFAEIVAGTVLAGELSLMGALAAGHLARAHKDLGRG
- a CDS encoding 3-dehydroquinate dehydratase (PFAM: Type I 3-dehydroquinase~TIGRFAM: 3-dehydroquinate dehydratase, type I) — translated: MILKTLICVPILQKDRRTVLKVASEAINAGADLVELRIDALLDTDPQSIIHLMEEINYPIIATNRMREEGGYFMGSEALRTEILVETADYADYIDIELQTEEQYRSQVIRAAKSTIISYHDFQKTPYLKELLDIVQRQKELGTIAKFAVMPQNMQDTLNVLQVINQTDNTIGIAMGELGRYTRVVAPLLGSPITYASLGGESAPGQLDVKDTQAIIDKLRDGE
- a CDS encoding phosphoenolpyruvate synthase/pyruvate phosphate dikinase (PFAM: PEP-utilising enzyme, mobile domain; Pyruvate phosphate dikinase, PEP/pyruvate binding domain), which produces MKYRILLILKIIQKNIVIIIMGNDNMAEHKYVVDLKEKELPLEKIGGKALNLGKMSSAGFNIPPAFIVSVDAYDFFIKKGLEDKISKILDSIDFENENSISQGCSSIRNIIKREKLPQNLFLEINDKISSLPEGYYAVRSSAVAEDLEDASFAGQLDSFLNIKKEDILEKIIECWASYWNDRAVKYRHDSSIGHLDTDLTAAGIAVLVQKMVNADISGVTFTVNPVNGTNEIVIESSWGLGEAIASGIVTPDIFVLKRDGNIVQKNIKNKKKGYFLKNGANTLITINEEKRETPSLNDEILKKLLVTGIELEEFFGVAQDIEWALECENQGLDNDEDLNKNETNSPKIFILQSRAVTTLTEASEKDDVLWTRAYGDEYWADATSPLFYDVMGKMLTDYVNHEGARIMGYKEITDTKLLKLHKSRVYFNSWVLEKAFSYYPKFARSKELLNYYPLEDQKRISEYPSILHKALISQVLVAIRDPDGMMHKTDKAYRKWAQGFMEKCEYFDETDLDNLNDAELLSLYNDIENSGIKHYQLIRYGMVSHSIATNLMIKNWLVKWLDDVDGSLYAGLISGLDDNKTVEMNIRFSDLAKILRENTDLSEKINSIDNLSSLNESEINKLISTNSDFKKEFDLFIADYGHRSNTREILYPRWKEDKSYVLEVIKILSSSDLDLRKKELESRENRFKTEKEVLRRIKEQKSGFFKAKLFGIVLNLAQTYLTFRENQRFYLDHLLFRQRLMLLDMGRRLFERQTIDEVDDVFFLYESELFMFFDTNHLSNETHLKAELNETAASELRDKILKRKKEFYRYKSSLPPKFIKNGIEFDDTVTEYGQNAIYGAAASPGTFNGVARVVESIEELSKLEDNEILITSNTDPAWTAVFSKVGGLITETGGILSHGAVISREYRIPAVTAVKGATTIFKTGEELVIDGNEGVVYKKEDKGT
- a CDS encoding Zn-dependent protease with chaperone function (PFAM: Peptidase family M48), whose translation is MRRFLLTLRIWLATALLFGILYAIITVICTYLGFGTPIIFALLAIVVVFAQYMLGPKMVEAVMHVHYVSPQEAPNLHAMIEELAMNAGIPKPKVGIAETSIPNAFAFGRTKGDGRVCVTRGILNLLDEEELKAVLGHEISHIRHNDMAVMTLISVVPLICYWIFISMMFDRDSDAGVIGLVALAGYLLGQLLVLFVSRVREYYADQGSVEIGGKPHKLASALYKLVYGSANLDKKAVKEVEGVKAFFVNDISDARNEISDLQQLDTNMDGVISEAELADLRNMDTNIGTGSKIMELLSTHPNMVKRIKRLAELSDT
- a CDS encoding putative transcriptional regulator (PFAM: Peptidase S24-like); translated protein: MKQRIGIIIGLLVLLAVAGSAFFLLTNHNSTGITINTNGTEVSIQPSSWFPVPKAMLEEMKTKALADVEDADSSLGSIQTDMQSIASKYNFTVKVTVNSQFGENQLPMPATVRGTSMVPTLQDGQDIVVLKTSDFKVGDIVVAHHPDYNLIVKRVSQINGSQVYLTSDNHQVEVSSQTRVVNGVTQVVTVQKTPLNTWVPKTNVIGVVKVY
- a CDS encoding TIGR00267 family protein (PFAM: VIT family~TIGRFAM: TIGR00267 family protein), translated to MNIREFISEYFKMSRYVALGTMDGILAVMGVTLAASGVSSASGIELSNFAVGLTGLSTGVALAMSNSYGSFIGERAEEVRNIRDLEHQMMLEEGKLDDTHIHQQAKRRIYMSMFTHGFSSFIGSFVPVLPFLLISTRTNAIICTLALCFTALMILGVYLGKVSRESLLKTSLEIVLIGILISVVCYLIGGGHG